The following are encoded together in the Parambassis ranga chromosome 20, fParRan2.1, whole genome shotgun sequence genome:
- the tubb6 gene encoding tubulin, beta 6 class V isoform X2, with the protein MREIVHIQAGQCGNQIGTKFWEVISDEHGIDPAGNYVGDSSLQLDRVNVYYNEASSHKYVPRSVLVDLEPGTMDSVRSGAFGQLFRPDNFIFGQTGAGNNWAKGHYTEGAELVDSVLDIVRKECEHCDCLQGFQLTHSLGGGTGSGMGTLLISKIREEYPDRIMNTFSVMPSPKVSDTVVEPYNATLSVHQLVENTDETYCIDNEALYDICFRTLKLTTPTYGDLNHLVSATMSGVTTSLRFPGQLNADLRKLAVNMVPFPRLHFFMPGFAPLTARGSQQYRALTVPELTQQMFDARNMMAACDPRHGRYLTVATVFRGPMSMKEVDEQMLNIQNKNSSYFVEWIPNNVKVAVCDIAPRGLKMAATFIGNSTAIQELFKRISEQFSAMFRRKAFLHWFTGEGMDEMEFTEAESNMNDLVSEYQQYQEATANDSEENFEEEEDDINEFLLLNSFGQTGSSPLETDEDRC; encoded by the exons ATGAGGGAGATCGTCCACATCCAGGCGGGACAGTGCGGGAACCAGATCGGAACTAAG TTCTGGGAGGTGATCAGCGACGAGCACGGCATCGACCCTGCAGGAAACTATGTGGGGGACTCCTCTCTCCAGCTGGACCGGGTCAACGTCTACTACAACGAGGCATCCT CACATAAATACGTCCCCCGGTCTGTACTGGTCGACCTGGAACCAGGAACCATGGACAGCGTCCGCTCAGGGGCCTTTGGACAACTGTTCAGACCCGACAACTTCATCTTCG GTCAAACAGGTGCAGGAAACAACTGGGCCAAAGGTCATTACACAGAGGGGGCGGAGCTGGTGGACTCGGTGCTGGACATTGTGAGGAAGGAGTGTGAGCACTGCGACTGTCTCCAG GGTTTCCAGCTGACTCACTCTCTCGGAGGGGGCACCGGCTCGGGCATGGGAACTCTACTGATCAGCAAGATCCGGGAGGAGTACCCCGACCGGATCATGAACACCTTCAGCGTCATGCCCTCACCTAAG gTGTCGGACACCGTGGTGGAGCCCTACAACGCCACCCTGTCGGTCCATCAGTTGGTTGAGAACACAGATGAGACCTACTGCATCGACAACGAGGCACTCTATGACATCTGCTTCCGCACGCTCAAACTCACAACGCCTACCTACGGAGATCTGAACCACCTGGTCTCAGCCACCATGAGTGGCGTGACGACCTCGCTCCGTTTCCCCGGACAGCTCAACGCAGATCTCCGCAAGCTGGCCGTCAACATGGTGCCTTTCCCCAGACTCCACTTCTTCATGCCGGGATTCGCACCTCTGACGGCGAGAGGCAGCCAGCAGTACCGAGCGCTCACAGTTCCAGAACTCACCCAGCAGATGTTCGATGCCAGGAACATGATGGCGGCCTGCGACCCTCGCCACGGACGCTACCTCACCGTGGCCACCGTCTTCCGTGGGCCCATGTCCATGAAGGAGGTGGACGAGCAGATGCTGAAcatccaaaacaaaaacagcagctacTTTGTGGAGTGGATCCCCAACAATGTGAAGGTGGCTGTCTGTGACATCGCTCCGCGGGGGCTCAAGATGGCCGCCACCTTCATTGGAAACAGCACGGCCATCCAGGAGCTGTTCAAGAGGATATCGGAGCAGTTCTCCGCCATGTTCCGCCGAAAGGCCTTCCTGCACTGGTTCACAGGCGAGGGCATGGATGAGATGGAGTTCACCGAGGCAGAGAGCAACATGAACGACCTGGTGTCCGAGTACCAGCAGTACCAGGAGGCCACCGCCAACGACAGCGAGGAGAactttgaggaggaggaggatgacatCAACGA GTTTCTGCTTTTGAATTCTTTTGGTCAAACAGGAAGTAGTCCTTTAGAAACCGATGAGGACAGATGCTGA
- the tubb6 gene encoding tubulin, beta 6 class V isoform X1, with protein MREIVHIQAGQCGNQIGTKFWEVISDEHGIDPAGNYVGDSSLQLDRVNVYYNEASSHKYVPRSVLVDLEPGTMDSVRSGAFGQLFRPDNFIFGQTGAGNNWAKGHYTEGAELVDSVLDIVRKECEHCDCLQGFQLTHSLGGGTGSGMGTLLISKIREEYPDRIMNTFSVMPSPKVSDTVVEPYNATLSVHQLVENTDETYCIDNEALYDICFRTLKLTTPTYGDLNHLVSATMSGVTTSLRFPGQLNADLRKLAVNMVPFPRLHFFMPGFAPLTARGSQQYRALTVPELTQQMFDARNMMAACDPRHGRYLTVATVFRGPMSMKEVDEQMLNIQNKNSSYFVEWIPNNVKVAVCDIAPRGLKMAATFIGNSTAIQELFKRISEQFSAMFRRKAFLHWFTGEGMDEMEFTEAESNMNDLVSEYQQYQEATANDSEENFEEEEDDINE; from the exons ATGAGGGAGATCGTCCACATCCAGGCGGGACAGTGCGGGAACCAGATCGGAACTAAG TTCTGGGAGGTGATCAGCGACGAGCACGGCATCGACCCTGCAGGAAACTATGTGGGGGACTCCTCTCTCCAGCTGGACCGGGTCAACGTCTACTACAACGAGGCATCCT CACATAAATACGTCCCCCGGTCTGTACTGGTCGACCTGGAACCAGGAACCATGGACAGCGTCCGCTCAGGGGCCTTTGGACAACTGTTCAGACCCGACAACTTCATCTTCG GTCAAACAGGTGCAGGAAACAACTGGGCCAAAGGTCATTACACAGAGGGGGCGGAGCTGGTGGACTCGGTGCTGGACATTGTGAGGAAGGAGTGTGAGCACTGCGACTGTCTCCAG GGTTTCCAGCTGACTCACTCTCTCGGAGGGGGCACCGGCTCGGGCATGGGAACTCTACTGATCAGCAAGATCCGGGAGGAGTACCCCGACCGGATCATGAACACCTTCAGCGTCATGCCCTCACCTAAG gTGTCGGACACCGTGGTGGAGCCCTACAACGCCACCCTGTCGGTCCATCAGTTGGTTGAGAACACAGATGAGACCTACTGCATCGACAACGAGGCACTCTATGACATCTGCTTCCGCACGCTCAAACTCACAACGCCTACCTACGGAGATCTGAACCACCTGGTCTCAGCCACCATGAGTGGCGTGACGACCTCGCTCCGTTTCCCCGGACAGCTCAACGCAGATCTCCGCAAGCTGGCCGTCAACATGGTGCCTTTCCCCAGACTCCACTTCTTCATGCCGGGATTCGCACCTCTGACGGCGAGAGGCAGCCAGCAGTACCGAGCGCTCACAGTTCCAGAACTCACCCAGCAGATGTTCGATGCCAGGAACATGATGGCGGCCTGCGACCCTCGCCACGGACGCTACCTCACCGTGGCCACCGTCTTCCGTGGGCCCATGTCCATGAAGGAGGTGGACGAGCAGATGCTGAAcatccaaaacaaaaacagcagctacTTTGTGGAGTGGATCCCCAACAATGTGAAGGTGGCTGTCTGTGACATCGCTCCGCGGGGGCTCAAGATGGCCGCCACCTTCATTGGAAACAGCACGGCCATCCAGGAGCTGTTCAAGAGGATATCGGAGCAGTTCTCCGCCATGTTCCGCCGAAAGGCCTTCCTGCACTGGTTCACAGGCGAGGGCATGGATGAGATGGAGTTCACCGAGGCAGAGAGCAACATGAACGACCTGGTGTCCGAGTACCAGCAGTACCAGGAGGCCACCGCCAACGACAGCGAGGAGAactttgaggaggaggaggatgacatCAACGAGTAA
- the cidea gene encoding cell death activator CIDE-A isoform X1 → MEFARTLLPGALMSRSMSTVQTTVSRHFLPSPPSRCFKVCTRSRMQRRGLVASSLEELLEQAARVFLLSCHLLTLVLEEDGTVVDSEDFFQSLPDNMPLMVLEKGEMWTQNKTSVSFRPRRNSIAKLTFDLYKLHPRDFLCCLAVKATLYEVYTLFYDFRCGRINHVLRSVLCHFISLTRLAGQLLLCTSSSLLQLTGEDDC, encoded by the exons ATGGAGTTCGCCAGGACGCTGCTGCCGGGGGCTCTGATGAG CAGGTCCATGTCCACAGTCCAGACCACCGTCTCTCGTCACTTCCTGCCCTCGCCCCCCTCTCGCTGCTTTAAGGTGTGCACGCGCAGCCGGATGCAGCGGCGAGGTTTGGTGGCGTCTtcgctggaggagctgctggagcag GCAGCGAGGGTCTTCCTGTTGTCCTGCCACCTTCTGACGCTGgtcctggaggaggatgggaCTGTGGTGGACTCGGAGGACTTCTTCCAGTCTCTGCCTGACAACATGCCACTGATGGTGctggagaaaggagagatgtgGACACAGAACAAG ACCTCTGTGAGCTTCAGACCGAGGAGGAACAGCATCGCtaagctgacctttgacctctacaAGCTGCACCCCAGAGACTTCCTGTGCTGTCTCGCCGTCAAAGCCACGCTGTACGAGGTGTACACGCTCTTCTACGACTTCAGGTGCGGCAGGATCAACCACGTCCTgag gtCAGTGCTGTGCCATTTCATCTCTCTGACCAGACTGGCtggacagctgctgctctgcacatcCTCATCACTACTGCAGCTTACTGGAGAAGACGATTgctag
- the cidea gene encoding cell death activator CIDE-A isoform X2 — MEFARTLLPGALMRSMSTVQTTVSRHFLPSPPSRCFKVCTRSRMQRRGLVASSLEELLEQAARVFLLSCHLLTLVLEEDGTVVDSEDFFQSLPDNMPLMVLEKGEMWTQNKTSVSFRPRRNSIAKLTFDLYKLHPRDFLCCLAVKATLYEVYTLFYDFRCGRINHVLRSVLCHFISLTRLAGQLLLCTSSSLLQLTGEDDC, encoded by the exons ATGGAGTTCGCCAGGACGCTGCTGCCGGGGGCTCTGATGAG GTCCATGTCCACAGTCCAGACCACCGTCTCTCGTCACTTCCTGCCCTCGCCCCCCTCTCGCTGCTTTAAGGTGTGCACGCGCAGCCGGATGCAGCGGCGAGGTTTGGTGGCGTCTtcgctggaggagctgctggagcag GCAGCGAGGGTCTTCCTGTTGTCCTGCCACCTTCTGACGCTGgtcctggaggaggatgggaCTGTGGTGGACTCGGAGGACTTCTTCCAGTCTCTGCCTGACAACATGCCACTGATGGTGctggagaaaggagagatgtgGACACAGAACAAG ACCTCTGTGAGCTTCAGACCGAGGAGGAACAGCATCGCtaagctgacctttgacctctacaAGCTGCACCCCAGAGACTTCCTGTGCTGTCTCGCCGTCAAAGCCACGCTGTACGAGGTGTACACGCTCTTCTACGACTTCAGGTGCGGCAGGATCAACCACGTCCTgag gtCAGTGCTGTGCCATTTCATCTCTCTGACCAGACTGGCtggacagctgctgctctgcacatcCTCATCACTACTGCAGCTTACTGGAGAAGACGATTgctag
- the hus1 gene encoding checkpoint protein HUS1, with the protein MKFRGKIVDVACLNHFSRVVTTISKLTKMCVLRLTPDNLFFVLSGKVGNGGVSMWCELSQANFFDEYQMEGVSSEDNEICLEVTPENISRALKTVQNAKAVKVKLTKKHCPCLTVIAELPTLSSINRVVTHDVPVDVIPQRLWHEFKEPDMPDFDVSIYLPPLKTMKNVVDRMKNLSNFLVIEANLNGEMNLKIETDLVSVTTHFKDLGNPPWGDDASQDAGPSQSRDPDTMAEARVDIRRLQQFLMGQQVTPSRAMCNIVHQRVLHLILLHEDVSLQYFIPAVA; encoded by the exons ATGAAGTTTCGAGGGAAGATCGTAGATGTGGCctgtttgaaccacttcagcc GCGTCGTCACCACCATCTCAAAGCTGACAAAGATGTGCGTCCTGCGGCTGACGCCAGACAACCTGTTCTTTGTGCTGTCGGGGAAAGTGGGCAACGGAGGCGTCAGCATGTGGTGTGAGCTGTCAcag GCCAACTTCTTCGATGAGTACCAGATGGAGGGTGTGTCCTCTGAGGACAATGAGATCTGTCTGGAAGTGACTCCAGAGAACATTTCCAGAGCCCTGAAGACGGTCCAGAACGCCAAGGCCGTCAAAGTTAAACTGACCAAGAAGCACTGCCCCTGCCTCACCGTCATCGCTGAGCTG CCCACGCTGTCCAGCATCAACAGAGTCGTCACTCACGATGTCCCAGTGGATGTCATCCCGCAGAGACTCTGGCATGAGTTCAAAGAACCGGACATGCCAGACTTTGAT GTCAGCATCTACCTGCCTCCTCTGAAGACCATGAAGAACGTCGTAGACAGAATGAAGAACCTCTCCAACTTCCTG gtgattGAGGCCAACCTGAATGGAGAGATGAACCTTAAGATTGAGACGGACCTGGTCTCTGTCACCACTCACTTCAAAGACCTGGGAAACCCTCCATGGG GCGATGACGCCTCTCAGGACGCCGGTCCGTCTCAGAGCAGGGACCCAGACACCATGGCAGAGGCCAGGGTGGACATCAGGAGGCTGCAACAGTTCCTCATGGGGCAGCAGGTCACCCCCAGCAGGGCCATGTGCA ATATTGTCCATCAGAGAGTCCTCCATCTGATCCTGCTGCATGAAGACGTATCGCTGCAGTACTTCATCCCCGCCGTGGCGTAG